One genomic segment of Alkalimarinus alittae includes these proteins:
- the astD gene encoding succinylglutamate-semialdehyde dehydrogenase encodes MTNNTNSSLGLPLGRLYINGLWKEGLGAVLDSLCPVTQQSVWQGNSANADDVNNAISAARHAFSSWKKKSIEDRKNIVRRFAQLLGENKEHFAQCIGKETGKPLWESRTEVAAMIGKIEISINAYEERTGTQEANVAAGHTVLRHRPHGVVAVFGPYNFPGHLPNGHIVPALISGNTVIFKPSELTPMVAEETIKLWHLAGIPEGVLNLVQGDKETGIALASHDQIDGLFFTGSSGTGHILHKQFAGRPDKILALEMGGNNPLIVDRPSDLDAAVHHTVMSAFVSAGQRCTCARRLLVPVGIEGDAFIERLADVSSRLKVDVFDAEDQPFMGALISIDAAEELLEAQKSLLDSGATAILSMQQIRPDAAMLTPGIVDVTSVVNLPDEEHFGPLLKVIRYETFEQAIEIANQTSFGLSAGLISDERALYEQFLGDIRAGIVNWNKPITGASSAAPFGGIGASGNHRPSAYYAADYCAYPMASVEDDHATLPAQLSPGLDMT; translated from the coding sequence TTGACTAATAATACGAACAGTAGTCTTGGTTTACCGTTAGGGCGTCTTTATATCAACGGCTTATGGAAGGAAGGGCTGGGGGCAGTGCTAGACTCGTTGTGCCCCGTGACACAGCAAAGCGTTTGGCAGGGAAATTCAGCTAATGCTGACGATGTGAATAATGCTATTTCCGCTGCCCGACACGCGTTTTCAAGTTGGAAAAAAAAGTCGATAGAGGACCGAAAAAATATCGTTAGACGATTTGCCCAACTATTAGGAGAAAACAAAGAGCACTTTGCGCAGTGCATAGGTAAAGAAACAGGCAAGCCGTTGTGGGAGTCTCGAACTGAAGTTGCCGCAATGATTGGTAAAATTGAAATATCTATTAACGCCTACGAAGAAAGAACGGGCACCCAAGAAGCCAATGTTGCTGCAGGTCATACGGTGTTAAGGCATCGTCCTCATGGCGTAGTGGCTGTGTTTGGGCCTTATAACTTCCCAGGACATTTACCAAATGGTCATATTGTTCCTGCGTTAATTTCGGGTAATACCGTTATATTTAAGCCGAGTGAGCTGACCCCTATGGTGGCAGAAGAAACCATAAAGTTGTGGCATTTAGCGGGGATCCCCGAAGGTGTTTTAAATTTGGTGCAGGGCGATAAAGAAACCGGTATTGCACTTGCCTCCCATGATCAAATAGATGGTTTATTTTTCACTGGTAGTTCTGGTACCGGCCATATTCTGCATAAGCAGTTTGCTGGGCGTCCTGACAAAATACTGGCGCTCGAAATGGGAGGGAACAACCCGTTAATTGTAGATCGACCCAGTGACTTAGACGCCGCAGTTCATCATACTGTTATGTCTGCGTTTGTTTCTGCTGGGCAGCGGTGCACGTGTGCTAGGCGGTTGCTAGTGCCTGTGGGTATTGAAGGCGACGCATTTATTGAGCGCTTGGCAGATGTGTCGAGTCGATTAAAGGTTGATGTGTTTGACGCAGAAGATCAACCATTTATGGGTGCGTTGATTTCTATTGATGCCGCAGAAGAGTTGTTAGAGGCTCAAAAATCACTGCTTGATTCTGGCGCTACGGCAATTTTAAGTATGCAGCAGATAAGGCCTGATGCTGCAATGCTGACGCCAGGGATAGTGGACGTGACCTCGGTTGTCAACCTCCCAGATGAAGAGCATTTTGGCCCGTTATTAAAAGTGATTCGGTATGAAACTTTTGAACAAGCGATTGAAATTGCTAATCAAACAAGCTTTGGGCTTTCTGCTGGCTTGATTAGTGATGAGCGAGCGCTGTACGAACAGTTTCTTGGTGATATTAGAGCTGGTATCGTGAATTGGAATAAGCCGATAACTGGCGCGAGCAGTGCTGCACCATTTGGTGGCATTGGGGCGAGTGGAAACCACCGCCCTAGCGCTTATTATGCGGCAGACTACT
- the astA gene encoding arginine N-succinyltransferase produces the protein MMVIRPINKSDFADLCHLAKNTGFGVTSLPDNPNLLQTKIDKAEKAFAKKVDAPHAKYLFVLEDTDTSKVVGVCGIEAQVGLEDVWYNYRISTTVNASIELGVHNQTPTLYLTNDLTGCTEVCSLFLQSNYRKNSNGLLLSKSRFLFLADFPEMFSEKVFAEMRGYSDEQGQSPFWESLGKKFFTMEFSRADYLTGVEGKSFIAELMPKYPIYLPFLSEEAQKVVGHVHADTEPARAMLETEGFNFNGFIDIFDGGPAIEAFVNNIRVVRESFKRHAQVVKNPKVVTGGDSSLYLVSNRLFSDFRVALVPGASIRQDTIDIPVELAEQLKVCSGDVLRAVSLREMKR, from the coding sequence ATGATGGTCATTCGTCCAATCAATAAAAGTGATTTTGCTGACCTTTGTCACTTGGCAAAAAATACGGGTTTTGGGGTGACTTCTTTGCCAGATAATCCCAATTTATTACAAACTAAAATTGATAAAGCTGAAAAAGCATTTGCCAAAAAAGTTGATGCTCCCCATGCTAAGTACCTGTTTGTCTTAGAGGATACCGATACAAGCAAAGTCGTAGGGGTTTGCGGAATAGAGGCTCAGGTAGGGCTTGAAGATGTTTGGTACAACTACCGTATTAGCACCACTGTCAATGCATCAATAGAGCTAGGTGTTCACAATCAAACGCCGACACTTTATTTGACCAATGACTTGACCGGTTGTACTGAGGTGTGTTCGCTCTTTCTTCAGTCTAACTATCGAAAGAATAGTAACGGCTTGCTGTTATCTAAAAGTCGATTTTTATTTTTGGCAGACTTCCCCGAAATGTTTAGTGAAAAGGTTTTTGCCGAGATGCGAGGCTATTCTGACGAACAGGGGCAATCTCCGTTTTGGGAATCGCTTGGTAAAAAGTTTTTTACCATGGAATTCTCGCGCGCCGACTACCTTACGGGGGTTGAGGGGAAATCATTTATTGCTGAGTTAATGCCTAAATACCCCATATATCTCCCTTTTTTAAGTGAAGAGGCTCAAAAAGTAGTCGGGCATGTTCATGCCGATACCGAGCCCGCTAGAGCGATGCTTGAAACTGAAGGGTTTAATTTTAATGGGTTCATCGATATTTTTGACGGAGGCCCAGCGATAGAGGCGTTTGTAAATAATATTCGAGTAGTAAGAGAAAGTTTTAAGCGGCATGCTCAAGTTGTGAAAAACCCCAAAGTGGTTACTGGAGGTGACTCATCGCTCTACCTTGTTTCTAATCGGTTATTTTCAGACTTCCGTGTTGCATTAGTGCCAGGCGCTAGTATTCGGCAGGATACTATCGACATCCCTGTCGAGCTTGCAGAGCAGTTGAAGGTTTGTTCCGGTGATGTGTTACGCGCCGTTAGTCTAAGAGAAATGAAGAGGTAA
- the aruF gene encoding arginine/ornithine succinyltransferase subunit alpha — translation MLTVRPSTFSDLVSIEKLANHNSAKISTLPQQRDKLSAKIDASTRSFAGDESMGGIEQFLFILENTETGEVLGTAGIDRSAGNGQPFYNYRRDELIHSSRQLQVNNHIPILYMTHELTGKTLFCSLTIAPEYRGTEFFGLLSRARLLFIGLFKERFDEDIIIEIQGVSDETGDCPFWDSLGRHFFDMDFATADHYSGVKSKTFIAELMPSHPIYVPLLSDAAQAAIGKPHPLAEQNCQLLHREGFRVGNHIDIFDGGPTLGAHVNDLNTVKSMHTKTVKVTESNGGGVKYLICNGDFSDFKCVVGHLTDGIGDVIRINHTLAKVLDVSEKERVTFAPL, via the coding sequence ATGTTGACCGTTAGACCCAGTACTTTTTCGGATTTGGTGAGTATAGAAAAACTAGCGAATCATAATAGCGCTAAAATATCGACGTTGCCGCAGCAGCGCGACAAGCTCAGTGCAAAAATCGATGCATCTACCCGCTCATTTGCGGGTGATGAATCGATGGGAGGCATAGAACAATTTTTATTTATCCTTGAAAACACTGAGACGGGAGAAGTGCTGGGTACAGCCGGTATAGACCGAAGTGCTGGTAACGGACAGCCGTTTTATAACTACCGGCGAGATGAGCTGATTCACTCTTCTCGCCAGCTCCAGGTTAATAATCATATACCTATTCTTTATATGACCCATGAATTGACGGGTAAGACACTGTTTTGCTCGTTGACGATTGCTCCAGAGTATCGGGGGACAGAATTTTTTGGGTTGCTATCTCGAGCTAGACTGCTTTTTATCGGTTTATTCAAAGAACGTTTTGATGAAGATATTATTATTGAAATTCAAGGCGTTTCTGATGAAACGGGTGATTGCCCATTTTGGGATAGCTTAGGGCGTCATTTTTTCGATATGGATTTCGCCACCGCCGATCATTATTCTGGCGTTAAAAGTAAGACGTTTATTGCAGAGCTTATGCCTTCACATCCGATTTATGTCCCCCTTCTTTCAGATGCTGCTCAAGCAGCGATTGGAAAGCCTCACCCATTGGCGGAGCAGAATTGTCAGTTGCTCCACAGAGAAGGGTTTAGAGTGGGTAATCATATTGATATTTTTGATGGAGGCCCAACGCTTGGAGCACATGTAAATGATCTAAATACAGTAAAAAGTATGCACACAAAAACCGTAAAGGTCACTGAATCTAATGGCGGAGGTGTTAAATATCTTATCTGTAACGGTGACTTTTCTGACTTTAAGTGTGTTGTCGGGCATCTAACAGATGGAATAGGTGATGTTATCCGTATTAATCATACGCTTGCTAAGGTGCTCGATGTGTCTGAGAAAGAGCGTGTGACCTTTGCGCCGCTATAA
- a CDS encoding aspartate aminotransferase family protein, whose protein sequence is MTNQKTVTREMFDDVMVPNYSPGQIIPVRGEGSTLWDQNGTEYIDFAGGIAVNVLGHAHPALVSALKSQGEKLWHLSNVLTNEPAIRLAQRLTELTFADKVFFANSGAEANEAALKLARRYAWEKFPADKNNGIEKNEIIAFNNSFHGRTLFTVSVGGQAKYREGFEPVPGGISHVDFNDLEALAAKISDKTCAVIMEPIEGEGGVVPATQAFIEGVRALCDKHNALLIFDEVQTGVGRTGALYAYMNFGVTPDILTSAKALGGGFPIGAMLTTTEIAKSLVIGTHGSTYGGNPLACAVSEAVLNTVADPVVMNGVKEKNTLFIEGLDAINNKYQIFDEVRSSGLLIGAALNEKWQGKAKDFLNAAQLEHVMVLVAGPSVIRFTPSLVIENDEIKEGLARFERAVEKVVG, encoded by the coding sequence ATGACAAACCAAAAAACCGTAACCCGTGAAATGTTTGATGATGTAATGGTTCCCAATTACTCACCGGGTCAAATAATTCCGGTTCGTGGTGAAGGTTCAACGTTATGGGATCAAAACGGAACTGAATATATAGATTTTGCGGGGGGCATTGCCGTGAATGTTCTGGGGCACGCTCATCCAGCATTAGTGAGCGCTCTAAAAAGTCAGGGTGAAAAACTTTGGCATTTGAGTAACGTTTTGACTAATGAGCCGGCTATTCGTCTTGCGCAGCGCCTTACAGAGTTAACGTTCGCCGATAAAGTGTTTTTTGCAAACTCAGGCGCAGAGGCCAATGAAGCTGCGTTAAAACTGGCTAGACGTTATGCGTGGGAAAAGTTCCCCGCAGACAAAAACAATGGTATTGAGAAGAACGAAATTATAGCGTTTAACAATAGCTTTCATGGCAGAACATTGTTTACTGTATCTGTAGGGGGGCAAGCTAAATACCGCGAAGGGTTTGAACCTGTCCCTGGGGGTATAAGTCACGTTGACTTTAATGATCTTGAGGCGTTGGCTGCAAAAATTTCGGATAAAACCTGCGCCGTTATTATGGAGCCAATTGAAGGTGAGGGGGGGGTTGTTCCTGCGACACAAGCCTTTATCGAAGGTGTAAGGGCGCTGTGCGATAAGCATAATGCGCTATTAATTTTTGATGAGGTGCAAACTGGCGTTGGTCGAACAGGCGCACTTTACGCGTATATGAATTTTGGTGTAACCCCTGACATCCTCACTAGCGCAAAGGCGTTAGGAGGTGGCTTTCCTATAGGTGCAATGCTGACAACTACTGAAATTGCAAAAAGTTTGGTGATTGGAACGCACGGCAGTACTTATGGCGGTAACCCTTTGGCCTGTGCCGTGAGTGAAGCAGTGCTAAATACTGTTGCAGACCCTGTCGTCATGAATGGCGTAAAAGAAAAGAATACGCTATTTATTGAAGGTCTGGATGCCATCAATAATAAGTATCAGATATTTGATGAAGTGCGTAGTTCAGGTCTTTTGATTGGCGCAGCGCTCAACGAAAAGTGGCAAGGTAAAGCAAAAGACTTTTTGAATGCTGCGCAACTTGAGCATGTGATGGTGCTAGTTGCAGGGCCTAGTGTTATTCGTTTTACACCTTCTCTCGTGATTGAAAATGATGAAATAAAAGAAGGCCTCGCTCGATTTGAAAGAGCGGTCGAGAAGGTTGTTGGGTAG
- a CDS encoding NAD(P)/FAD-dependent oxidoreductase, producing MLEHYHADCVIIGGGVVGIAVARQLALLGREVWLLEATSELGSETSSRNSEVIHAGIYYPKGSLKATLCVEGRRKLYNYCELHNVPFKQCGKLIVATNDEQATELDKILAKGRGNDVEGLEILSGAQLKILEPELSALSAIRSPSTGIIDSHQLMLQLKHDAEQSGAQFVFNSPVVSGEITGAGIELLINHQAPFKLTAKSVVNSAGLDAVNVLSKIKNFPSQCIPAFYMAKGNYFSLPSKAPFNHLIYPVPEPGGLGIHLTLDLAGQARFGPDVEWVTEKSYPVDVLRKAHFEAAIQQYWPTVPKAQLQPAYAGIRPKLSGPDGGFEDFMIQDASMHGVSGLVNLLGIESPGLTSSLSIAEYVATRI from the coding sequence ATGCTAGAACATTATCATGCTGATTGCGTCATTATTGGTGGCGGCGTGGTGGGTATTGCTGTTGCGCGTCAATTGGCTTTGTTGGGTCGTGAAGTATGGCTGCTTGAGGCGACGAGCGAGCTAGGCAGTGAAACGTCTTCCCGCAATAGTGAGGTTATCCATGCCGGCATTTATTATCCAAAGGGGAGCTTGAAAGCAACACTTTGTGTCGAAGGACGTCGAAAGCTATATAACTACTGTGAATTGCATAACGTACCATTTAAGCAGTGTGGCAAGCTTATTGTTGCAACTAATGATGAGCAGGCTACAGAGCTCGATAAAATTTTAGCCAAAGGGCGAGGGAATGATGTTGAAGGGCTTGAAATTCTTTCTGGCGCTCAACTGAAAATTCTGGAGCCCGAACTGAGCGCGCTGTCAGCTATTCGTTCTCCCTCTACGGGCATTATCGATAGTCATCAATTAATGCTGCAGCTTAAGCATGATGCTGAGCAATCAGGCGCTCAGTTTGTTTTTAATAGCCCTGTTGTCTCCGGTGAGATTACAGGTGCTGGCATTGAGCTTTTAATTAATCATCAAGCACCGTTTAAATTGACGGCTAAGTCTGTTGTTAATAGCGCAGGGCTCGATGCGGTTAACGTACTATCAAAAATTAAGAATTTTCCGAGTCAATGTATACCCGCATTTTATATGGCGAAAGGAAATTACTTTTCATTACCGAGTAAGGCACCTTTTAATCATCTTATTTACCCTGTACCAGAACCTGGTGGTTTAGGTATTCACTTAACATTGGACCTAGCAGGTCAAGCGCGGTTTGGACCCGATGTTGAGTGGGTGACGGAAAAAAGCTACCCCGTTGATGTGTTGCGAAAGGCGCATTTCGAAGCCGCTATTCAGCAATATTGGCCTACTGTTCCAAAGGCGCAGCTACAGCCTGCTTATGCGGGCATCAGGCCAAAACTAAGTGGTCCTGACGGTGGTTTTGAAGATTTTATGATACAGGATGCTTCGATGCATGGGGTGTCCGGATTGGTTAATCTCTTAGGTATAGAGTCGCCTGGTTTAACGTCTTCGTTGTCTATTGCTGAGTATGTCGCAACCCGCATTTAA